The genomic stretch TCCCGAGGAGAATAATTTGAGTGAATTCAGCTAGCCTCTTTTCTATCGAATACCAGTTTcacttgaaagaatgaatgacagaAACTATGATTAGTCTTGATTATTTGTCATACACTTTTCAAAATGAATGTGAGCTTCTCCCTTCAAGAAAATCCACTGACAGTACTTATTGCCTTGATCAAAAGGAAGCTCTCAAGAGAAAaccagaattttggaaaacttgtgtcCACCAAGTAAGCTGGACAGCTTCCCAGTACTGACAGACTTTCCCGGTGAGATCTGTGgtaatattaacaaatgtgatattttgataatttctagCTAAATGCATCAATAAGAGAAGATCTATATAACTAGGGAAACAATACATTACTTTAAATCATACATTAGAATAAGAGCCATTCAGTATGTAAAATAGGCCtgtggattttaatgtaacagaataGGAAATATTCAATGATACTGTTTCAGGTTCCACTGCAAATAACCATTGAGAAACTACCACTGGTGTAGTTTTATTTTAGTATCAGAGTGGAAtattcacaattatctgaaaaagttattaaaagtACTACTCCTACACATTTGTGTGAGGCTGTacttttttttcatatacttcaaccaaaatagCAGATTAAATGCAGAGCAAATATGAAGATCCAGTGGTCTTCTAATGAGACAGACAAGAAAGAGACTTGCAAAAATGTAAGATGTAAAAAGATCCACTCTTCTCATTACCTTGTCTATTTTGGGAAATAGCTACTTTTCATAAAAACTTTCTGTTAACTTGCAAGGGCTTAAGAATGTTActctaaagaaattaataaaagcattgaaaaatttttattcctAGTTGGTAAATACGGATAGATATaaccaagataaacaaaattcccCTTGGGGCCCTCGCTAATTTGAAGACTGTATGGATATCCTGAAACCAAAGTGCTTGACAATCGCTGACTCAAACCGCCCCTGGGCCAGGACTCAGGGAGACGGTGTGACAAAGAGCTCTCGGTGCAGGAGGAGAGGGGTCAGGACAAAGTCCCAGGTCCCCGGACTTGGCTCTTAGGGTCTCAGGTCCTAGGGCGGAGTCTGCAGGTCAGTGTTGGGGAGTCCCCGTCTCCCTGAGTTTCACTTCTCCCTCTCACAACCTGTGtcagctcctcctgcctggagaCTCATGACGCGGCCCGAGTTCTCACTCCCACTGCATGTCCTGTTTCTACAGAAGCCAATCAGCGTCGCCCCGGTTCCCGATTATAAAGTCGCCACCGTCGTGCGGAACTCAGATTCTCCCCAGACGGCGAGGATGTTGGTCATGATGCCCCCAaccttcctcctgctgctctcGGGGTCCCTGACCCTGACCGAGACCTGGGCGGGTGAGTGCGGGGTCGGGAGGGAACGGCCTCTGCGGGGGGCGGAGCGAGGGGACCGCGCGGCTGGGGGCAGGACCCCCGGGAAAGGCGCGTCTCCGCGGACCCAGCCTCAGACCCGCCCACCCCGCCCCTCCTCGGCCCCGCCGCGTCCTGACCCCTCTCCTTCCATCCCCAGTCTCCCGCCCTCTCCTCTCACCCACTGGGGTCTCCCGCGCTTCTCCGTCCGCCGCCCCTTTTCCGTCCTCACGACCCCATCACCCTGGGACCCGGGACCCGCGCCGGGAGGAGTGTCGGCCgcctctcagccccaccccaccccccaggctcCCACTCCATGAGGTATTTCTACACCGCCGTGTCCCGGCCCGGCCGCGGGGAGCCCCGGTACCTCGAAGTCGGCTACGTGGACGACACGCAGTTCGAGCGGTTCGACAGCGACGCCGCGAGTCCGAGGGCGGAGCCGCGGGCGCCGTGGATGGAGCAGTTGGGGCCGGAGTATTGGGAGATGAGCACACGGAACGCCAATGGCAGCGCACAGACTTTCCGAGTGAACCTGAACACCCTGCGCGGCTACTACAACCAGAGCGAGGCCGGTGAGCGACGCGGGCCCGGGTCCAGGTCGCGACCCCCCATCCCCACGGACGGGCCGGGGTCTCCCCGAGTCTCTGTGTCCGAGATTCACCCCGAGGCTGCGGGACCCGCCCGGCCCCGACCCGGGAAGAGCCGGCAGGGACTTTTCCGCGGTTCCATTTTCAGTTTAGGTTTAATCTctgcgggggggcggggcggggccggggccggggggcggggctgACCTCGGGGCGGGGTTAGGGTCTCACACCATCCAGGAAATGTATGGCTGCGACGTGGGGCCGGACGGGCGCCTCCTCCGCGGGTACAGTCAGTTCGCCTACGATGGCGCCGATTACATCGCCCTGAACGAGGACCTGCGCTCCTGGACCGCGGCGGACGCGGCGGCTCAGATCACCAGGCGCAAGTGGGAGACGGCCGGTGAGGCGGAGGACTGGAGGAACTTCCTGGAGGGCAGGTGCGTGAAGTGGCTCCTCAGACACTTGGAGAACGGGAAGGAGACACTGCAGCGCGCGGGTACGAGGGGCCACCGGGGACCCACTCTCTCCGTCTCGGGCCGGGCTGGCTTCCCACAAAGACGGGAAATGGGATCAGTGTCAGAATACTGCTCCTCAGGAGCGGGAGGAATCCACCCAGGTTTTCATGTTCTGTAATGAGTTACCcagaaagcaaagagagaggCCCGCCTTTCTCTAAAGGACGGTTTAGGAATCCATTTTCTTCAGGAATAGGAGGGGAGATCATCCCTGAAATCGCCGTCCATTGGTTCCCTTTGACCCTAGCAGCCATCTTGTGAACCCTGACTTTCTCTCTCAAGGCCTTGTTCTCGACCTGAGAACATCTGTGTGACTTTGACTCCAGCTTTTCTGAGTCGTTCACCCTCCAGCCACGTCAGGACCAGAAGTCTGTGTTCTCCTCTTTTGAGACCTGGAGCCTCCTACCCTGGGCCGTCACCCTGATTCTAGAACTTTCCAAGGGGTCTGAGATTATCGCATATCCCCAAGTCCAGGCTGCTGTCTGCGTTTTGTTCTTCCTCCTTCCAAACCAGTTGTCCTGTCAGTTTTCAGGATGGTCACATgaattctgcttcagtggcccatggagGTAACTCAAGGTGAATTTTCTGATCCTTCCTTCTCAGACCCCCCAAAGACACATGTGACCCACCACCCCATCTCTGACCGTGAGGTCACCCTgaggtgctgggccctgggcttctACCCTGCGGAGATCACCCTGACCTGGCAGCGTGATGGGGAGGACCTGACCCAGGACACGGAGCTTGTGGAGACCAGGCCTGCAGGGGACGGGACCTTCCAGAAGTGGGCGGCTGTGGTGGTGCCTTCTGGGGAGAAGCAGAGATACACGTGCCATGTGCAGCACAAGGGGCTGCCTGAGCCCGTCACCCGGAAATGGGGTAAGGAGGGAGCCGTGGGCTCAGAGCCTCTTCTCAGGGAAATCAGGAGCCCTTCTGGAGACCTTCAGCAGGGTCAGGGCTGAGGCCTGGGGTCAGGGCCctcaccttcccttcccttcccagagCCGCGGCCTCAGTCCCCCATCCTCATCGTGGGCGTCATTGCTGGCCTGGGTCTCCTTGTTGCTGTGGTGGCTGGAGCTGTGATCTGGAGGAAGAAACACTCAGGTAGGGAAGGGAGTAGGGATCTGAGTTTTCTTGTCTCATTGGGGGATTTTAAGCCCCAGGGAGAACTTACCCTATGTCATTAAGGGGAGGTACCACCCACACACATGTGCTTGCCACTCTGGAGCTGATTGCTAATGCTCTTCTGTAAAGCACTTGTGAAAATGACAGAAAGATTTTTTCACCTTGATAATTCTGGTGTTGGGGACCTGATTCTCAGCAGTTGAAGGTCAGAGGGGAAGGTCCCTGCTGTGGACGGACCTCCAGGAGGGCAGTTGGTCCAGTCCTGACACAtcatctttctttgtgtttcccgACCCTCCCCTGGGTTTTCAGTCAcatttctggaaacttctctgTGGTCCAGGACTAGGGGGTTCCTCTACTATCTCATGACCCAGTCTTTTACCTGTTATCTTCCCACAGGTGGAAGAGCAGGGAGCTACGCTCAGGCTGCAAGTAAGTTTGAGTGGGGGGGTTCATCCCTGAGACCCTTGGGATAGTGCAGACGGGAGCCCATGAGGGAGCTCACCCAGCCCATAGTTCCTCCTTTAGTCTCATCTCCTGTGTGCTCTGACCACATCTGGTTTTGTTCTACCCTAGACAATGACAGTGCCCAGGGCTCTGATGTGTCTCTCATGGATCCTAAAGGTGAGACCCTGGAGGCCTGAAGTGGGGAGGGGtgttggggagaggggatggaCCTGGGTTTGGGGATTCTTTGAAGGGGACATTTGAGCATGCTGAGGGCTGTTGAGAATGTCAACACATAGGTGACTGGCCTGAATTTGTTTATCATTATTCTCTTTCATAGTGTGAGGCAGATACCTTATGGGAGACCGAGTGATGCAAGATTTGTTCATACTTCTGCTTTGTGAATTCAAGATCccctgacttctctttctacaTTGGCATCTGAATGTGTCTGGGTTCCTGTTAGCATAACGAGAGCAGGTGGAGAGACtggcccacccctgccctccatgACCCTCTCCCCACACTGATCTATGTTCTTTCCCTGATCCACTTTCCTGTTCCAGCAGAGTCGGAGCCTGGACTGTCTGCATCTCTGTATGAACTTGATGTTGTGCTGGGTACCGGTGACCTGCTTCCTTATTGATAATATGAATCTGgatatgaatttgttttttctaattcttgTGATAAGGGATTGATGTgttaattaaaggagaaatttccTAAAGtttgagagaggaaataaatggaagcacTGAGAACCTTCCGGAATCCGTGTGTTTGCTGTGCTGAGTCAGTTGCAGGCGGGCACAGGAGAAGGCTCTGAGGAGCTGAGCATGGATGGGGCCTGTGCCCAGTCAGTGCTGAGTGCATCATGGGCTGTGATGTTGTCATTCCTTGCCTGGCGcatctttctgctcctttgttcTGGTTCCTTCTATAGAACCTTATTCCATCAGTACCTGTGATCACAGGGATGAGGACATCACCTGGGCATTGTCGTGTCTTCAGGACCGTGGGCAGTAAGGGCTTCCTGTGGCCAGGTCAGCCTAGGCTCAGGCCTGGGTCTGGCCCTCAGCCCCTACCTTTTGTGTGTTTATACTTtgtttctttggggtttttttttggattATGCCTGTTCTTGTTCATGTTTAGAGTCCTGGTCTCATTCTCTTCTGGGTGTCCCCCATCTCTGACAGCAGCAGGAGCCATTTGACCTGTCATTGTCCCCACAAGGCCTAGGTGGACCCTGCACACAGAAGTCTGTAGTATTGAGAGATGAATTTTTAGACTTATCCAGCTCTTGCCCTCCTTCTAGGGctgtttccagaatattttttccatcttttacctctttttaaGGAACCAGATTCTAGAATTAGTAAAGAGGAAGGATTCATTAGTTCCTCATCTTAGATAAATTCCTGTTGGGTTTCTGTCTTCTCTGCAGcctgccccctctctccctgccgTTAACTCTAGTCACCCTAGTGCTGGCTTTGATCCAAACTCACGATTGATTGGAAAATAGGACCCATAAGCATAGGATTGTCTTTcctgaagaaagaaatataattgtgtgtgagtgtgcagcagggcagctgtgggagagaggggagagcagcGCTTGTGAGAAAGATACAGGCGGCACTGATGTCAGTGTGAGTAGACATTGTGCTGTAGTTGCCACAAAATAGCATGTGGCCTGAGGTTACATTAATAAAGATACTGTCTCTAGAATAGGGAGGTGCTCTAcactcatcattcattcaactgatGATTGTTGTTTGCCAGATATATGACAAACTAATTTTGCATCTAGGAAACCTCAGTGAactaaaaacaggcaaaaattgGCTGGTTTTGTGGAGCATGTGTTCTCGTGGGGAGGGGCAGACTGTATGCTATAAGCATAGTGAATAAGGGAAGTGTTTATGTTATAAGTTGTAAGTG from Equus przewalskii isolate Varuska chromosome 19, EquPr2, whole genome shotgun sequence encodes the following:
- the LOC103545141 gene encoding HLA class I histocompatibility antigen, B alpha chain-like isoform X6, which codes for MTRPEFSLPLHVLFLQKPISVAPVPDYKVATVVRNSDSPQTARMLVMMPPTFLLLLSGSLTLTETWAGSHSMRYFYTAVSRPGRGEPRYLEVGYVDDTQFERFDSDAASPRAEPRAPWMEQLGPEYWEMSTRNANGSAQTFRVNLNTLRGYYNQSEAGSHTIQEMYGCDVGPDGRLLRGYSQFAYDGADYIALNEDLRSWTAADAAAQITRRKWETAGEAEDWRNFLEGRCVKWLLRHLENGKETLQRADPPKTHVTHHPISDREVTLRCWALGFYPAEITLTWQRDGEDLTQDTELVETRPAGDGTFQKWAAVVVPSGEKQRYTCHVQHKGLPEPVTRKWEPRPQSPILIVGVIAGLGLLVAVVAGAVIWRKKHSGGRAGSYAQAANNDSAQGSDVSLMDPKV
- the LOC103545141 gene encoding HLA class I histocompatibility antigen, B alpha chain-like isoform X4, translated to MTRPEFSLPLHVLFLQKPISVAPVPDYKVATVVRNSDSPQTARMLVMMPPTFLLLLSGSLTLTETWAGSHSMRYFYTAVSRPGRGEPRYLEVGYVDDTQFERFDSDAASPRAEPRAPWMEQLGPEYWEMSTRNANGSAQTFRVNLNTLRGYYNQSEAGSHTIQEMYGCDVGPDGRLLRGYSQFAYDGADYIALNEDLRSWTAADAAAQITRRKWETAGEAEDWRNFLEGRCVKWLLRHLENGKETLQRADPPKTHVTHHPISDREVTLRCWALGFYPAEITLTWQRDGEDLTQDTELVETRPAGDGTFQKWAAVVVPSGEKQRYTCHVQHKGLPEPVTRKWEPRPQSPILIVGVIAGLGLLVAVVAGAVIWRKKHSGGRAGSYAQAANNDSAQGSDVSLMDPKGNEAIFYVLPCGDLHPDPAILGFADHIKISYPSHWMQERVSTETVLWEIPHLPRPLH
- the LOC103545141 gene encoding HLA class I histocompatibility antigen, B alpha chain-like isoform X1, whose product is MTRPEFSLPLHVLFLQKPISVAPVPDYKVATVVRNSDSPQTARMLVMMPPTFLLLLSGSLTLTETWAGSHSMRYFYTAVSRPGRGEPRYLEVGYVDDTQFERFDSDAASPRAEPRAPWMEQLGPEYWEMSTRNANGSAQTFRVNLNTLRGYYNQSEAGSHTIQEMYGCDVGPDGRLLRGYSQFAYDGADYIALNEDLRSWTAADAAAQITRRKWETAGEAEDWRNFLEGRCVKWLLRHLENGKETLQRADPPKTHVTHHPISDREVTLRCWALGFYPAEITLTWQRDGEDLTQDTELVETRPAGDGTFQKWAAVVVPSGEKQRYTCHVQHKGLPEPVTRKWEPRPQSPILIVGVIAGLGLLVAVVAGAVIWRKKHSGGRAGSYAQAANNDSAQGSDVSLMDPKGNEAIFYVLPCGDLHPDPAILGFADHIKISYPSHWMQERVSTETVLWGWRIQVDFQEEKPSSLEAAAGTSGRDSGVQGLILETEGTQYVCGLLDLRTRCYGLEICSSLRPKSMVIQWGGKRLHQHVFWQKIQTLNLTLDGGSPLCAQPCPAAGSTGRPSGSPGEEAIGELWSFVLSPVVTLGLHFSVLSYSHSQRRGWALVSVRERWLTWRLDINGG
- the LOC103545141 gene encoding HLA class I histocompatibility antigen, B alpha chain-like isoform X5 encodes the protein MTRPEFSLPLHVLFLQKPISVAPVPDYKVATVVRNSDSPQTARMLVMMPPTFLLLLSGSLTLTETWAGSHSMRYFYTAVSRPGRGEPRYLEVGYVDDTQFERFDSDAASPRAEPRAPWMEQLGPEYWEMSTRNANGSAQTFRVNLNTLRGYYNQSEAGSHTIQEMYGCDVGPDGRLLRGYSQFAYDGADYIALNEDLRSWTAADAAAQITRRKWETAGEAEDWRNFLEGRCVKWLLRHLENGKETLQRADPPKTHVTHHPISDREVTLRCWALGFYPAEITLTWQRDGEDLTQDTELVETRPAGDGTFQKWAAVVVPSGEKQRYTCHVQHKGLPEPVTRKWEPRPQSPILIVGVIAGLGLLVAVVAGAVIWRKKHSGGRAGSYAQAANNDSAQGSDVSLMDPKACKLCEGMDFA
- the LOC103545141 gene encoding HLA class I histocompatibility antigen, B alpha chain-like isoform X7, giving the protein MTRPEFSLPLHVLFLQKPISVAPVPDYKVATVVRNSDSPQTARMLVMMPPTFLLLLSGSLTLTETWAGSHSMRYFYTAVSRPGRGEPRYLEVGYVDDTQFERFDSDAASPRAEPRAPWMEQLGPEYWEMSTRNANGSAQTFRVNLNTLRGYYNQSEAGSHTIQEMYGCDVGPDGRLLRGYSQFAYDGADYIALNEDLRSWTAADAAAQITRRKWETAGEAEDWRNFLEGRCVKWLLRHLENGKETLQRADPPKTHVTHHPISDREVTLRCWALGFYPAEITLTWQRDGEDLTQDTELVETRPAGDGTFQKWAAVVVPSGEKQRYTCHVQHKGLPEPVTRKWEPRPQSPILIVGVIAGLGLLVAVVAGAVIWRKKHSGREGSRDLNNDSAQGSDVSLMDPKV
- the LOC103545141 gene encoding patr class I histocompatibility antigen, A-126 alpha chain-like isoform X3, producing the protein MTRPEFSLPLHVLFLQKPISVAPVPDYKVATVVRNSDSPQTARMLVMMPPTFLLLLSGSLTLTETWAGSHSMRYFYTAVSRPGRGEPRYLEVGYVDDTQFERFDSDAASPRAEPRAPWMEQLGPEYWEMSTRNANGSAQTFRVNLNTLRGYYNQSEADPPKTHVTHHPISDREVTLRCWALGFYPAEITLTWQRDGEDLTQDTELVETRPAGDGTFQKWAAVVVPSGEKQRYTCHVQHKGLPEPVTRKWEPRPQSPILIVGVIAGLGLLVAVVAGAVIWRKKHSGGRAGSYAQAANNDSAQGSDVSLMDPKGNEAIFYVLPCGDLHPDPAILGFADHIKISYPSHWMQERVSTETVLWGWRIQVDFQEEKPSSLEAAAGTSGRDSGVQGLILETEGTQYVCGLLDLRTRCYGLEICSSLRPKSMVIQWGGKRLHQHVFWQKIQTLNLTLDGGSPLCAQPCPAAGSTGRPSGSPGEEAIGELWSFVLSPVVTLGLHFSVLSYSHSQRRGWALVSVRERWLTWRLDINGG
- the LOC103545141 gene encoding patr class I histocompatibility antigen, B-1 alpha chain-like isoform X2, producing MRYFYTAVSRPGRGEPRYLEVGYVDDTQFERFDSDAASPRAEPRAPWMEQLGPEYWEMSTRNANGSAQTFRVNLNTLRGYYNQSEAGSHTIQEMYGCDVGPDGRLLRGYSQFAYDGADYIALNEDLRSWTAADAAAQITRRKWETAGEAEDWRNFLEGRCVKWLLRHLENGKETLQRADPPKTHVTHHPISDREVTLRCWALGFYPAEITLTWQRDGEDLTQDTELVETRPAGDGTFQKWAAVVVPSGEKQRYTCHVQHKGLPEPVTRKWEPRPQSPILIVGVIAGLGLLVAVVAGAVIWRKKHSGGRAGSYAQAANNDSAQGSDVSLMDPKGNEAIFYVLPCGDLHPDPAILGFADHIKISYPSHWMQERVSTETVLWGWRIQVDFQEEKPSSLEAAAGTSGRDSGVQGLILETEGTQYVCGLLDLRTRCYGLEICSSLRPKSMVIQWGGKRLHQHVFWQKIQTLNLTLDGGSPLCAQPCPAAGSTGRPSGSPGEEAIGELWSFVLSPVVTLGLHFSVLSYSHSQRRGWALVSVRERWLTWRLDINGG